In Setaria italica strain Yugu1 chromosome IX, Setaria_italica_v2.0, whole genome shotgun sequence, the genomic stretch TGATGCGGTAGCAGACTAGCAGTGCAGCAACATTGCCATTCGTTCACCACTTGCACAGCAACTGCTCCGATCCTGGACCACACACCCCTGCCTGGTGCATGTGCAGTGTCAAATTTTTGCTTAGCATGGCATAGATTATGGGGGAGAATTGCTGGTGGGGATGTtatcttccaaaaaaaattttgcAGTGGGATGCGGTGCCCAAGGATGTCCTGGCTCCTGAGCCCGCATCCATCCTACCACTTTCAGCGCACATGAGAACCCCAGTCTCTGAATTCAATGCCGGAACAAGTTTTCTTTTCCCTCCATAAACTAGTCACGAGCTTGGCAAGGAGGAGTTGTTTTCTACTTTTCTTGAGAGTGTTTCGAAACGACCTTACACTGCACGTTCACGGAATCAAATCTTTGCGGCATCACAATCACAATCTTGCAGGCTTGCATTGCATCGcgcagattttttttatttatttccgTGTGTATGTGAACTGTTTTCTGCTCGTCGTGTTCCTGCTGGCGCTGACAGCTGAATTTAACGTGGCAACGCAGGTGGTCCGCGATCGCGGCGCAGCTGCCGGGGCGCACcgacaacgagatcaagaacgTGTGGCACACCCACATCAAGAAGCGCCTGGAAGACGACGCGGaggccaacgccgccgccgccggcggcggccggccgaagCAGCAGAAGGCGCGCAAGAGCAAGCCCGCTGCCGCGGCCAAGAaggctaccgccgccgccgccgccgtttcgGACAGCAGCGAGCAGCAGCCGTTCACGACGGCGTCGCCGGGGCTGTCGAGCAGCGTGAGCAGCGGCGAGACGACGTTCTCCACGGCGACCGAGTCCACCGCGGCGGTGTCGTCGGGCGACAACGCGGCCACCACCAGCGCGAGCCCCCAGCCCGGCGCCGCCAAGgcggagatggagatggagagctTCAGCTCGGCCGAGTTCCCGCCCATCGACGAGAGCTTCTGGTCGTCGCCGGACGTGGTAGACATGGGCCTCGGCGCCATGGACGAGGAGCTGGGCCTCGCGGGCCCGCCGTCGTTGTCCACGAGGGACGAGGACATGGAGTTCTGGCTCAAGATGCTGCTGGAGGCCGGCGACATGAGGGACTTGAGCGTCTTGTAACAACAGCCATTGCAGAATCGAGCTTAGCTGCCACCGTGCAAGATTAGAaccatgcttttttttttctttctcttttttctgtTGTCTCTTTTCCCATTTTCCGGCGATGAGAAAATGTTGGGAAATTCGATCGGGTGATTTCACCCTTCTTAGAAAAAGAATACTAGCGACATTTCGTTTGTTCTTTAGCTGGCGAATCAGATACAGTGCACATCTATCCTGGAAATGAGATGGCCACACCGGTTAAATGACATAAAATTTACCTTCCCTATGTTTTTCCATTCAGCCTTGACaaattaattgccttaaacccAGATTCGATGTATTGGGCAAGAAAAACAAATGACCTGCAAAATTAGCACTGAACTAAGAAGTCCCTGGCATCGTTTCAGAATACCACACTTGTCACAGTTCATTGTACCGATCGTGACTCTTTCCGTTGCAGCACATGGTTAACTCGTTCCTTGGCGGAATGAAATTTAGTTGTGATAGAGCTGGGTGCACTGTGGGGCTATGGCACCCATGTTTTTCGCATGCGTGCAGACTGCAGAAAAATGGGCCTCACTGTACCTCCAGCCCTTGCGCGTCTATGCGTCCAGAGCCAGGTAAAAACGCGTAAAACAAGGAAGAATTCACGGTTCAAACAACTGAAGACAAATTACTTATCGTCTCGTTTAGGAACATATCGTTATATTACTAGCCTACTTAGAGGTTGTCTCATACAGTGTGGAATGGAAGCAGAATATGCAGTTTTGTATAGTTCTGTGGAAACATTCACCATCTCTTTTTTGGATGCAGTTATACCAAATTTCTGTGACGTGCTATACATTGTCTTTGATCTTATTGCTCCACCTCCGAATGTTCATGGTTTTACTAGTTGGATTAAACAGGGAGATCGGAAAACCAAATTTACACATGTGGACCGGGGCAACAACGATTTGCCAGGCAATACGGTCTTTCGATGCTCGGCGCTGGAGTCTGGAGATATCATGAATTGTAATTTAGTTCTCCGATTGGTTATGTTTAAGATGTTTTGTGCGTTAATAGATTTCTTCCTTTAGGTCGTATAGCGTTTGGCTACGAAGCCGGAACAATCATCATCtaattatctaaaaaaatctaTATGTGGATGCTTCTGTTTCTTGAAAACACTGTATGGATGCTGCAACTGTCGAAGAAATATATATTACAAATGATATATAATCTTTGCAAAGTACCAGCAGAGACGTTATTTCAGAAGTCTCAAAGCTGGGTGGACATATGCTTTTAATTCACCGAAAGCAACTGAACATTTCAAATGTTTGGCGGATTCTGAACGCGAAGTGTCAGCTGCAACAAAAGGCTAACTAAACCACTACGATTAGCGAACTGGACCGAATTCGATCGGTTGACCGCGTCAGTCAAACGATCTAGCTAGTTGAAGTTTGCGATGTTTGGGTTCACAAGGCAACTAAAGTGAACGTATCAAGTGCCGTTAGGTGCTAATAAGTCGAGAATTTACCTTGGACTTTGTCACTTTCTAGATTCGGCGCCTCAAGTCGTAGCTGCAGGCATGAAGCTCTAAGCCTAACGGGACAGAAAAAGCTAGGTCACAGTTTCATACATCTGAGATCCCATGTTGTGNNNNNNNNNNNNNNNNNNNNNNNNNNNNNNNNNNNNNNNNNNNNNNNNNNNNNNNNNNNNNNNNNNNNNNNNNNNNNNNNNNNNNNNNNNNNNNNNNNNNCCTTTCTGCAAAGGTTCAACGGTCACGGTTGTCATTATCAAATTGGTGTATATATTAACAAATGAAATATTTAATTACGTAGGACCTTTGTATAGAATTCACCCCAAATTTATGTGAACGTTCAGCATTCCGAAGCTAGGTATGCGACGTACTTTTGGCACCACCGCCGTAGCTGGCCAGAAGAATCAGGAAGAACTGCAAAATAAAGATGATGTGAAAACGTGTAGGGCTATGTCATCAGGCAACTTAGAAAAACCAATGTGAAGCCGTCATACCGTTTATCAACGCCCCGGACGTCCAAACAGAGCTGACCCAGCTGCCTGCTAGCTTCCACCGCTTGTGTGTGTTTCAAGCCCCGGTAGAATTTGGCTCAGTCAAAAGCTAGATGATATCACGCACAAGTAATATAACAGCCGCGGTAGGGGCAATAAACTGCCACGGATTAAGCTAGGTCGTCTGAATCAACTCGCTGCTGCAACAGCATGACGTGAACACGGGGCAGACTCGGCTCCGTGCAAGAACTGACGCTGTGGCAGGACTTGGTTGTCCTGGAGAAAATATTTAGTGCAAATCAGCTCTTGACGGAAACGTAAAAACTCTCTTGAAAAACATAGTTACAAGTTTGTCgcaaaagttttttttctctgaaaACTTCTAATTTTATTCTTAAGAGTGTTTTCAGGCACGTTCCAACCGAAGATGTGGTTTGCACGGGATATTTTGTCGAAATAGCTGTACAGAttcttttaagaaaaaaaagaaatgggccAGTCAAGGATATGTACAGGAACTTCAAACTTGTGCACGTCATTGTACAGTTGATGACACGGTCCATGGCGGCCGAACGTGTACAAGAGCATGCAATGCATCTTCCATACTCCTGCAGCACCTATTGATGATGCGAGCTATTACAGGTAAGCAGGGCGCCGCTGGCACGTAGAGATATGTCTTTGGCGCCGATTTCGGCCTACTAGCTAGCTACTCCTACTTCTACTTGGGCGACGCCGGTCAATGGTCCATGGCTGAGATAGGTCGGCCATGTCATGGCATCCTGCGCCTCCCTGTTGCGTCCACACACGGGCACACGGCTATAGCTAGCTCCACGCTCCGCACGCACGGCCCAGCGCGCGGCGCGACTCGTCTTCTCCGCTTCCGTAGATGCGTGTGTGTTCCTGCTGAGGGACTCGGCACCGTCGCGCGCGCACGTGGCGCACGCGGcagggacaggtggcgcgtggCTGCTCACGCCATCGAGCCGCCGgtcaggctgctgctgctgtctctGGTttgcggcggggcggcggcggcgacggagacgtCGGAGTCGCTCGCCGGGTAGCCAACTAGCCATGCACCAATGcttatcctcctcctctgcaaCCACAGCGACTCTGAAACTCTCAATAATGCACTCGTAGGCGCGTAGCTGCTGACTAGCTGGCGAATGGTCCGAGCTCTGACCGTGCTTGCACAGTTGCATACGCATCGAGCTGCTGAGACGGCTCGCTCAGTCGCGCCACGGCTCCAGATCCATCGCATCCGTACGTGCTTCCTTCCAGCCGTCAGGCAGCGCGCATGCACGCTGCACTGCAGCTATCGCGGCGGCTCACGCGAGCCGCCTCCGTCGCTAGACGCTAGTACTAGTCCGCTGTagcgctggcggacgaccggAGGCGACCGCGACGCCTGTGTCGACGATCGCGATGGCAATCTGGCATGTGTAGAGTCCGCACACGCAGCTTCGACTCCCCTGTCCCCTGGCCCTGGGACGCGAAGATGTGATGGTGGCGGCTACCGTGAGGAGGTCAAGGCTGGTAGGGAAACCGTTGGACTTGGATACACACGACCTGGATGCTAAGCATGTTGGGCTGATGAATGATTAGTTAAAGCATTGGGCCTACCAGCAGCATTTCCTGACAGTATCAGAGACCAGAATCAGTTAAATATCTTCGAGCAGGAGAACCCAAACTTCAAGTTGCCCTCTGACCAGAGATTTGTTTTGTTTCATCCAACCTGGCAACTTGAGCTCAAAGTTCAAGTTATCAGATCGAGTAAAACAAGATGAGCATCCAGGAGAATGTCCGACACTGGTCGGTCATCGCCCCAGGACAGCAGGCGAAGCGGGGACGCACTCGAGTCGACGATACATCTGCTGAAAGCAACCGACGAGATCAAATGCATCTCTCAAGATTCAGTTCAGCTTAGCGGTGGCGAGCAAGGACTGATTGAAGCTTCGTTTGGAACACAATGAGTTTCGCCCAAGAAGTCCCGCTGTAATAAAAACAGTAAAAATTCCACGGAATTCAAACTGGGCCTAAATTGGGTCCTTCATCACGGGAGCAACAAAACCATGGCTCCACTTCCATCAGATGGTCAAGCAGTTCAACTGCGGGTTTCAATAAATGTCCTGCAAATCAGGCAAAAAAGGAGCTACAAGCCTCATACACGCTGGGCGAAGCCAGCAACGCACCTGCACCTCGATGTGCAGCAGTTCTGGGTGAGGGAATCTATGAACGACGCTGGAGTTTCTTTATTCAAAGCATAGGTGTAGCAATTGCTATTCAAAGTTTACTCGAGGCATGAGTAAGCGAGCGCCTTCTCCTCGGACAGCTCCTGGGCGGTAGcatccatcttcttcctcgagaACTCATCGATCGGGAGGCCTACCATGACATGATAAAAGATCAGGCACCTTGGAAATTTTTAACTCTGGGATTTTTGGAAACTAGGTGCATTGTAACTGTAATCTACAATAAAACAATATGACTGAAGCCCTGAACAATGGCCTAGGGCCACATACCCAATTCCTACCATATTAATGGCAAGTTTTTCTCTCCCTGAAATCCTTTAGGCCAAAATAACTACACATGCAGAATGCAGATTTTCGCACACCAAAGGCTAGGGGAGAAACTACACCATCCAGCTATCCAAAACATAGTAACCAGAAAGATGCTGTATGAACAAACAAGGCACCAAACAGCTGGAAAGATTACAACAGCAGCATACCTTGAACGATTTTCCATTCACCGCCACTGCATGTTACTGGGAATGAGTAGATCAGTCCAGCAGGCACACCGTACGAACCATCAGAGTACACACCCATGGAAACAAATGTTCCCTACAACCAAAGAAATGAAGGTGTTGATGCTAGAGTATATTTAAAACCAATAAAAGCGAGAGGGTCCAAGTCACTGAAGCTAACCTCAGGGGTTCCAAGAACCCAATCACGGATGTGGTCACAAGCAGAGCTGGCAGCAGAAAGAGCACTGGAGAACTTCCTTGCCTTGATGATTGCAGCACCACGCTGCTGGACGGTCGTGATGAATTCCCCATTAAGCCTGTTAGAAAGAAAGGGCAACCATCAGTTCCTATCTACCAGGAAATAGAAACAGACACCGATATCATAAATTGTGGCATTTGAGATTTACCATTCATCATCAGCAACAAGTTCACGAACAGGCTTATCTCCACTGGAAGTCTTCACTGTGGCATGGTTAACATCAGGGTACTGAGAGGATGAGTGGTTACCCCATATAATAACATTCTTCACATCACTGACTTGGACATTAAGTCTCTCAGAAATTTGGCCAAGAGCCCTGTTGTGGTCCAGACGGGTCAAGCAGGTAACATTCCTCTCAGGAATAGATGGAGCAAATTCTTTCAAGATAAGAGCATTGGTATTTGCTGGGTTGGCAACAACCAGAACCTGCAGAGCACAGACAAGGTATTGCAAATCAACAAGTGGAAACAGCAAAGAAACATAATGAAGCAGACATGGCTCCTCTGAAAAACAAGGGTACATAATAACTGAAATTTAGATAGATCATTTGAGTTCACATTTTATTGAGGATACTTGTCAAGGTACAAGGCAATGCAGATAAGCACGGACATTCAAGCTCATAAAATGATAAAATTGGGTAAGCCCATTTCATAGTGGCCGCAGAGTGCACTATGAATGTATCACCACCCCGATGATTAAATCACATGACGACAATGTATCCTAAATGACTAGACTCAGTGCGTGGTGACGATGGATCACATCAATAATGAGCCCTCTTCCACCTATATGTAGTTTGAGATTAAGTTTCTTTTGAAGTGGACAACCTACATGACTGAACCCAGTGTGATAGATGACAGTGCATCACCACCTTGACAAAATTAAGTGCATGATGACAGCTACTATAAAAATTGAAGGGTGTATATGATGCAGATGCAGCCTATACCTTGCAGTTGGGGGCCGCATGAGCTTCGAGGGCAGATGCTTGACCTTTGTAGATTGAAACATTTTTCGACATAACATCTTTCCTCTCCATTCCCTCCTTCCTGGGGAATCCACCAACCATGACCGCAACATTCACACCAGTGCAGGCCTCCACAACATCAGTTGTCGCGACGACTCCTATAGTTTACCAACGTttaaacacaagcaagaaagacAATTCACATAGAAGAGGCAGCACTTTCTCAAAAGGATTATAAAAGCAAACCAGCTTACCCTTAAGAAGAGGAAATGCAGCATCTACCAACTCCATCTTAACACCATTAAGAGCTTCAGCTGCTGGTGGAATGTCAAGCATGTGCAGAATAACAGGCTGGTCCGCACCAAGCATAACTCCCCTAGCAATCATGGGGACGAGCGCATATCCAATTTGCCCTATCCAACAAAAACACAAATTAGCTCACATTGCCTCATAAAGATTAGCACGAATCAAGAGAAAGACTAGTTTTCAATTGTCACTTTGTATAAATTACTTTTACTGTGGCAACAGTGAGTGATTATGTAATCCTAACTCCTCAGAAATAAAATCTATTCAACTACAGGCTGATTCTGCTCGGTTTCCAGTAAACAACCTTTTCAGATGATATTATGTGGGACCTTTCCATGAATAAAAATGTAAACCATTGTGCAAATGGAAAATTCACCCAAGAACCTACTTGACAATTCCAGTTAGTTTCACTTAACCCTACATTCATCAGGTTTTCATTAGCTGATATATTGCACCCAGCCAATCATTTCCAGCTTTTTTAATCCCAGGATTTGGTAGAAGAAAGGTAGCGTACCCCTGCTGGGTTAACCTAACTGCACATCTTACAATGTCTTCATGAACAAGAGACCA encodes the following:
- the LOC101760275 gene encoding malate dehydrogenase, cytoplasmic, coding for MAKEPMRVLVTGAAGQIGYALVPMIARGVMLGADQPVILHMLDIPPAAEALNGVKMELVDAAFPLLKGVVATTDVVEACTGVNVAVMVGGFPRKEGMERKDVMSKNVSIYKGQASALEAHAAPNCKVLVVANPANTNALILKEFAPSIPERNVTCLTRLDHNRALGQISERLNVQVSDVKNVIIWGNHSSSQYPDVNHATVKTSSGDKPVRELVADDEWLNGEFITTVQQRGAAIIKARKFSSALSAASSACDHIRDWVLGTPEGTFVSMGVYSDGSYGVPAGLIYSFPVTCSGGEWKIVQGLPIDEFSRKKMDATAQELSEEKALAYSCLE
- the LOC101759861 gene encoding transcription factor MYB4 codes for the protein MGRAPCCEKEGLRRGAWSPEEDQRLVAYIRQHGHPNWRALPRQAGLLRCGKSCRLRWINYLRPDIKRGNFSADEEALIVRLHLELGNRWSAIAAQLPGRTDNEIKNVWHTHIKKRLEDDAEANAAAAGGGRPKQQKARKSKPAAAAKKATAAAAAVSDSSEQQPFTTASPGLSSSVSSGETTFSTATESTAAVSSGDNAATTSASPQPGAAKAEMEMESFSSAEFPPIDESFWSSPDVVDMGLGAMDEELGLAGPPSLSTRDEDMEFWLKMLLEAGDMRDLSVL